One genomic window of Daphnia pulex isolate KAP4 chromosome 12, ASM2113471v1 includes the following:
- the LOC124208549 gene encoding integrator complex subunit 3-like isoform X2 yields the protein MDQVRSSASRIFNITSVEGRDDWDEKCDRTYGVVQNLINDLSEKEAHDALTSAVCKDAKTHEDVCVGLVYVILTDQQNAARSYRDLSFVSRDGLALVLTHLTQLVVERFPRLLDSVRSQLIWLIKELVRANVTGTDMVIWNLMRQIAGGDVAAKNIWLADTLMELLIDQRVWLDKFPFLIASVVYTYLRLIEDHINPTHAFIRQKEINFCISLLREKFSDCMAIGRDLVRLLQHVARVPEFELLWRDILHNPKALLPTFTGLSQLMQIRTSRRFLYLRLTPDMEKKIIFLTSSVRFGNQKRYQDWFQRQYLSTPESQSLRCDLIRFIVGVIHPSNEVLCSEIIPRWAVLGWLLTTCTHPVAAAHAKMALFYDWLFYDGERDNIMNIEPAILVMYHSMRPHPAITATLLDFLCRIIPNFYPPMANQVRLGILTSLRQILEKRVLPSLSPLMNNPKLDKELQLLIQESFPEFCRATQNSSPPTADGVKTEDFKELDGDSMIVSSSSESVLAPPSLIPASDTHLSDEPVFSEEEDQDDIPIATKIKMRGKMTTNSVRTIPPQLLEISNTVAQLDGDVRVYVEMLVSESDIEARCSAVENLVQSISQDPLESDQAQMLVQCLHAIFLHDLSTTPLLTGSQINSEAMEESISRPMFVLLRCFAEMVDDDSKSRSPITELLVELYKLQPKTGYFLLYFLRASKANESKFASYREVCQARDMEVAHCLLEDLKICADDDVNLLCYMAVDVFQKFPDESRNNSELLHLYVSNIDGTQLYQLVVQCLLGALVLFDKDPSVIELLVSSLEWETFEQMALWQLVAAHNIPLSMLLSLLPKLKEDQHCEALTALMAMIKHERPNNDLMKALLSCPIESFISALLSHWSMESSTLLAQILANQFNSALNMNSLPGGLSSSNSPGKRKRTTMNSLSAATGFKVTPTPGSGIDSSIELMMTHMEILRTCLTANLLTKNGKQQPAEIKVFAHESMQQALQQVQQVCNDSQKKKFSDLFSLLDTNDEPEVSSGSRRPAGRGNKRTGNRVTTNNSNRNSKQSNKEESEDESSEEEIIIKQRTAKKRRKATVGSDSD from the exons ATGGACCAGGTTCGGTCCAGTGCATCGAGAATCTTCAACATAACTTCTGTCGAAGGCCGAGATGATTGGGATgag aAATGCGATCGTACATATGGAGTTGTGCAAAATCTGATAAATGATTTATCAGAGAAAGAAGCTCATGATGCTCTCACTAGTGCTGTGTGCAAGGATGCCAAAACTCATGAAGATGTGTGTGTTGGTCTAGTTTATGTGATTCTCACTGACCAACAAAATGCTGCAAGG aGCTACCGTGACCTGTCATTTGTCTCAAGGGATGGTTTAGCCCTTGTTTTGACTCATTTGACTCAACTAGTGGTTGAAAGGTTTCCCAGACTACTGGATTCAGTACGCAGTCAATTAATTTGGCTCATCAAGGAGCTAGTAAGGGCGAATGTCACTGGGACTGACATGGTGATCTGGAATCTAATGAGGCAGATTGCAGGTGGTGATGTGGCAGCAAAAAACATTTGGCTTGCTGACACTTTGATGGAGTTATTGATTGACCAGAG aGTATGGCTTGACAAGTTTCCATTTCTCATTGCCTCTGTGGTCTACACTTACCTCAGATTGATTGAAGATCATATTAACCCAACCCATGCATTCATCCGgcaaaaggaaataaactTTTGCATCTCCttattgagagaaaaatttaGTGATTGTATGGCCATTGGAAGAGACTTGGTCCGACTTCTTCAGCATGTTGCCCGCGTCCCCGAGTTTGAGCTATTATGGAGGGACATTCTGCACAACCCTAAAGCCCTTTTACCAACTTTTACTGGTCTGTCTCAGCTTATGCAGATTCGAACGTCGCGTCGTTTCCTATATCTCCGCCTCACTCCCGACatggagaaaaagataatCTTTTTGACGTCATCTGTTCGCTTTGGTAATCAGAAACGCTACCAGGATTGGTTTCAACGCCAGTACCTGTCGACACCCGAGTCGCAATCACTTCGATGCGATCTAATTCGGTTCATCGTGGGAGTTATTCACCCGTCCAACGAAGTCCTCTGTTCGGAAATAATACCCCGATGGGCCGTCCTCGGTTGGCTCCTCACCACTTGCACACACCCGGTTGCTGCAGCCCACGCCAAAATGGCTTTGTTTTACGATTGGCTGTTTTACGATGGTGAACGTGATAACATTATGAATATAG AGCCCGCCATATTAGTCATGTACCATTCGATGAGGCCTCACCCTGCTATTACTGCCACATTGCTGGATTTTCTTTGTAGG ATAATTCCAAATTTCTACCCGCCAATGGCTAATCAAGTCCGGTTGGGTATTCTGACGTCGCTGCGCCAGATATTGGAAAAACGAGTGTTaccctctctctccccactTATGAACAACCCAAAGCTGGACAAGGAACTCCAGCTACTCATTCAAGAATCGTTTCCCGAGTTCTGCCGAGCAACGCAGAACAGCAGTCCGCCAACAGCTGACGGGGTTAAAACGGAGGATTTTAAAGAGTTGGACGGCGACAGTATGATTGTCAGTAGCAGTAGTGAATCTGTACTGGCTCCTCCTTCCCTCATTCCGGCTTCCGATACGCATCTCAGTGACGAACCAGTCTTCAGCGAGGAAGAGGACCAGGATGACATTCCTATTG CCACCAAGATAAAGATGAGAGGCAAGATGACCACGAATTCTGTGCGAACAATTCCTCCTCAATTACTTGAAATTTCCAACACTGTGGCCCAACTCGACGGGGATGTACGGGTCTACGTTGAAATGCTCGTCTCTGAATCGGATATTGAAGCACG TTGCTCTGCTGTGGAGAATCTGGTCCAGTCGATTTCTCAAGATCCTCTTGAAAGCGACCAAGCTCAAATGTTGGTTCAATGTCTGCATGCCATATTCCTGCATGACCTGAGTACAACGCCGTTACTCACAGGGTCTCAGATCAACTCAGA AGCCATGGAAGAAAGCATATCACGCCCCATGTTCGTCCTACTCCGTTGCTTCGCAGAGATGGTTGATGATGATTCAAAGAGTCGGTCTCCAATAACGGAGTTGCTAGTGGAGTTGTACAAGCTCCAGCCTAAGACGGGTTATTTTCTCTTATACTTTTTACGAGCAAG TAAAGCCAACGAATCCAAGTTTGCTTCCTATCGAGAAGTCTGCCAAGCTCGGGATATGGAAGTAGCTCATTGTTTGCTGGAAGATTTGAAGATCTGTGCTGATGATGACGTCAATCTACTCTGCTACATGGCAGTGGACGTGTTTCAAAAGTTCCCAGACGAGAGTCGCAACAATAGTGAGCTTTTACATCTATACGTATCAAACATTGACGGGACGCAGCTCTACCAACTCGTGGTTCAGTGCTTACTTGGTGCCCTGGTTCTTTTTGATAAAGATCCTTCCGTCATCGAGTTGCTGG TATCTAGCCTTGAGTGGGAGACATTTGAACAGATGGCCTTATGGCAGCTGGTGGCGGCCCACAACATACCTCTATCAATGTTACTCTCTCTGCTTCCCAAGCTAAAGGAAGACCAGCATTGCGAAGCACTCACAGCGCTCATGGCGATGATCAAACACGAGCGCCCCAATAACGACCTTATGAAGGCACTGCTGAGTTGTCCAATCGAGAGCTTCATCTCTGCGTTGCTATCTCATTGGTCGATGGAATCGTCAACACTACTGGCACAGATATTGGCCAATCAGTTCAACTCGGCGCTCAACATGAATTCACTTCCCGGGGGTCTTTCGTCGAGCAATTCGCCGGGAAAGCGGAAGAGGACAACGATGAACTCGCTTTCTGCTGCAACTGGTTTCAAAGTTACACCAACCCCTGGTTCTGGCATTGATTCTTCTATTGAATTGATGATGACGCACATGGAAATACTGAGAACATGCCTGACGGCCAATTTGCTGACGAAaa ATGGCAAACAGCAGCCGGCAGAGATCAAAGTCTTTGCTCACGAGAGCATGCAGCAGGCGCTACAACAGGTGCAACAAGTATGTAACGActcgcaaaagaaaaagttcagtgaccTTTTCTCGCTGCTGGACACAAACGACGAGCCGGAAGTGAGTAGTGGTAGTCGGCGACCCGCCGGACGAGGAAATAAACGAACTGGCAATCGAGTGACGACCAATAATTCGAACCGCAACAGCAAGCAATCGAACAAGGAGGAGAGCGAAGACGAGAGCAGCGAAGAAGAGATCATCATTAAGCAGCGGACGGccaagaagagaaggaaagcCACGGTCGGGTCGGACTCTGACTGA
- the LOC124208549 gene encoding integrator complex subunit 3-like isoform X1, protein MDQVRSSASRIFNITSVEGRDDWDEKCDRTYGVVQNLINDLSEKEAHDALTSAVCKDAKTHEDVCVGLVYVILTDQQNAARSYRDLSFVSRDGLALVLTHLTQLVVERFPRLLDSVRSQLIWLIKELVRANVTGTDMVIWNLMRQIAGGDVAAKNIWLADTLMELLIDQRVWLDKFPFLIASVVYTYLRLIEDHINPTHAFIRQKEINFCISLLREKFSDCMAIGRDLVRLLQHVARVPEFELLWRDILHNPKALLPTFTGLSQLMQIRTSRRFLYLRLTPDMEKKIIFLTSSVRFGNQKRYQDWFQRQYLSTPESQSLRCDLIRFIVGVIHPSNEVLCSEIIPRWAVLGWLLTTCTHPVAAAHAKMALFYDWLFYDGERDNIMNIEPAILVMYHSMRPHPAITATLLDFLCRIIPNFYPPMANQVRLGILTSLRQILEKRVLPSLSPLMNNPKLDKELQLLIQESFPEFCRATQNSSPPTADGVKTEDFKELDGDSMIVSSSSESVLAPPSLIPASDTHLSDEPVFSEEEDQDDIPIGKCHVFTMATYFFSLPITVLMVSLHTCLATKIKMRGKMTTNSVRTIPPQLLEISNTVAQLDGDVRVYVEMLVSESDIEARCSAVENLVQSISQDPLESDQAQMLVQCLHAIFLHDLSTTPLLTGSQINSEAMEESISRPMFVLLRCFAEMVDDDSKSRSPITELLVELYKLQPKTGYFLLYFLRASKANESKFASYREVCQARDMEVAHCLLEDLKICADDDVNLLCYMAVDVFQKFPDESRNNSELLHLYVSNIDGTQLYQLVVQCLLGALVLFDKDPSVIELLVSSLEWETFEQMALWQLVAAHNIPLSMLLSLLPKLKEDQHCEALTALMAMIKHERPNNDLMKALLSCPIESFISALLSHWSMESSTLLAQILANQFNSALNMNSLPGGLSSSNSPGKRKRTTMNSLSAATGFKVTPTPGSGIDSSIELMMTHMEILRTCLTANLLTKNGKQQPAEIKVFAHESMQQALQQVQQVCNDSQKKKFSDLFSLLDTNDEPEVSSGSRRPAGRGNKRTGNRVTTNNSNRNSKQSNKEESEDESSEEEIIIKQRTAKKRRKATVGSDSD, encoded by the exons ATGGACCAGGTTCGGTCCAGTGCATCGAGAATCTTCAACATAACTTCTGTCGAAGGCCGAGATGATTGGGATgag aAATGCGATCGTACATATGGAGTTGTGCAAAATCTGATAAATGATTTATCAGAGAAAGAAGCTCATGATGCTCTCACTAGTGCTGTGTGCAAGGATGCCAAAACTCATGAAGATGTGTGTGTTGGTCTAGTTTATGTGATTCTCACTGACCAACAAAATGCTGCAAGG aGCTACCGTGACCTGTCATTTGTCTCAAGGGATGGTTTAGCCCTTGTTTTGACTCATTTGACTCAACTAGTGGTTGAAAGGTTTCCCAGACTACTGGATTCAGTACGCAGTCAATTAATTTGGCTCATCAAGGAGCTAGTAAGGGCGAATGTCACTGGGACTGACATGGTGATCTGGAATCTAATGAGGCAGATTGCAGGTGGTGATGTGGCAGCAAAAAACATTTGGCTTGCTGACACTTTGATGGAGTTATTGATTGACCAGAG aGTATGGCTTGACAAGTTTCCATTTCTCATTGCCTCTGTGGTCTACACTTACCTCAGATTGATTGAAGATCATATTAACCCAACCCATGCATTCATCCGgcaaaaggaaataaactTTTGCATCTCCttattgagagaaaaatttaGTGATTGTATGGCCATTGGAAGAGACTTGGTCCGACTTCTTCAGCATGTTGCCCGCGTCCCCGAGTTTGAGCTATTATGGAGGGACATTCTGCACAACCCTAAAGCCCTTTTACCAACTTTTACTGGTCTGTCTCAGCTTATGCAGATTCGAACGTCGCGTCGTTTCCTATATCTCCGCCTCACTCCCGACatggagaaaaagataatCTTTTTGACGTCATCTGTTCGCTTTGGTAATCAGAAACGCTACCAGGATTGGTTTCAACGCCAGTACCTGTCGACACCCGAGTCGCAATCACTTCGATGCGATCTAATTCGGTTCATCGTGGGAGTTATTCACCCGTCCAACGAAGTCCTCTGTTCGGAAATAATACCCCGATGGGCCGTCCTCGGTTGGCTCCTCACCACTTGCACACACCCGGTTGCTGCAGCCCACGCCAAAATGGCTTTGTTTTACGATTGGCTGTTTTACGATGGTGAACGTGATAACATTATGAATATAG AGCCCGCCATATTAGTCATGTACCATTCGATGAGGCCTCACCCTGCTATTACTGCCACATTGCTGGATTTTCTTTGTAGG ATAATTCCAAATTTCTACCCGCCAATGGCTAATCAAGTCCGGTTGGGTATTCTGACGTCGCTGCGCCAGATATTGGAAAAACGAGTGTTaccctctctctccccactTATGAACAACCCAAAGCTGGACAAGGAACTCCAGCTACTCATTCAAGAATCGTTTCCCGAGTTCTGCCGAGCAACGCAGAACAGCAGTCCGCCAACAGCTGACGGGGTTAAAACGGAGGATTTTAAAGAGTTGGACGGCGACAGTATGATTGTCAGTAGCAGTAGTGAATCTGTACTGGCTCCTCCTTCCCTCATTCCGGCTTCCGATACGCATCTCAGTGACGAACCAGTCTTCAGCGAGGAAGAGGACCAGGATGACATTCCTATTGGTAAGTGTCATGTTTTCACTAtggcaacatattttttttcccttcctatTACTGTTctaatggtttctttgcataCCTGTTTAGCCACCAAGATAAAGATGAGAGGCAAGATGACCACGAATTCTGTGCGAACAATTCCTCCTCAATTACTTGAAATTTCCAACACTGTGGCCCAACTCGACGGGGATGTACGGGTCTACGTTGAAATGCTCGTCTCTGAATCGGATATTGAAGCACG TTGCTCTGCTGTGGAGAATCTGGTCCAGTCGATTTCTCAAGATCCTCTTGAAAGCGACCAAGCTCAAATGTTGGTTCAATGTCTGCATGCCATATTCCTGCATGACCTGAGTACAACGCCGTTACTCACAGGGTCTCAGATCAACTCAGA AGCCATGGAAGAAAGCATATCACGCCCCATGTTCGTCCTACTCCGTTGCTTCGCAGAGATGGTTGATGATGATTCAAAGAGTCGGTCTCCAATAACGGAGTTGCTAGTGGAGTTGTACAAGCTCCAGCCTAAGACGGGTTATTTTCTCTTATACTTTTTACGAGCAAG TAAAGCCAACGAATCCAAGTTTGCTTCCTATCGAGAAGTCTGCCAAGCTCGGGATATGGAAGTAGCTCATTGTTTGCTGGAAGATTTGAAGATCTGTGCTGATGATGACGTCAATCTACTCTGCTACATGGCAGTGGACGTGTTTCAAAAGTTCCCAGACGAGAGTCGCAACAATAGTGAGCTTTTACATCTATACGTATCAAACATTGACGGGACGCAGCTCTACCAACTCGTGGTTCAGTGCTTACTTGGTGCCCTGGTTCTTTTTGATAAAGATCCTTCCGTCATCGAGTTGCTGG TATCTAGCCTTGAGTGGGAGACATTTGAACAGATGGCCTTATGGCAGCTGGTGGCGGCCCACAACATACCTCTATCAATGTTACTCTCTCTGCTTCCCAAGCTAAAGGAAGACCAGCATTGCGAAGCACTCACAGCGCTCATGGCGATGATCAAACACGAGCGCCCCAATAACGACCTTATGAAGGCACTGCTGAGTTGTCCAATCGAGAGCTTCATCTCTGCGTTGCTATCTCATTGGTCGATGGAATCGTCAACACTACTGGCACAGATATTGGCCAATCAGTTCAACTCGGCGCTCAACATGAATTCACTTCCCGGGGGTCTTTCGTCGAGCAATTCGCCGGGAAAGCGGAAGAGGACAACGATGAACTCGCTTTCTGCTGCAACTGGTTTCAAAGTTACACCAACCCCTGGTTCTGGCATTGATTCTTCTATTGAATTGATGATGACGCACATGGAAATACTGAGAACATGCCTGACGGCCAATTTGCTGACGAAaa ATGGCAAACAGCAGCCGGCAGAGATCAAAGTCTTTGCTCACGAGAGCATGCAGCAGGCGCTACAACAGGTGCAACAAGTATGTAACGActcgcaaaagaaaaagttcagtgaccTTTTCTCGCTGCTGGACACAAACGACGAGCCGGAAGTGAGTAGTGGTAGTCGGCGACCCGCCGGACGAGGAAATAAACGAACTGGCAATCGAGTGACGACCAATAATTCGAACCGCAACAGCAAGCAATCGAACAAGGAGGAGAGCGAAGACGAGAGCAGCGAAGAAGAGATCATCATTAAGCAGCGGACGGccaagaagagaaggaaagcCACGGTCGGGTCGGACTCTGACTGA
- the LOC124208552 gene encoding asparagine--tRNA ligase, cytoplasmic-like, whose product MAEVVEDMKGLAIGPGETYTSEKHGSDENGEGTQEKPYKTVLEALRRAGQEPFPAIFVDGKTEDKKYEPASASSMKKMIKVFKIEQKKTNEKAKKEAEDAEKRGKNLEEAKKIVIKEDASLPPAQLAKISKLEPFRGQRVKVFGWVHRLRRQGKALMFITLRDGTGLLQCVLSDQLCQTYDAVTLSTESSVQLFGTLKLVPEGKSAPGGHELNVDYWKLIGSAPPGGAEALLNEDAHPDVQLDQRHMMIRGENTSKVLRLRSVITQAFRDHYSSRGYNEVAPPTFVQTQVEGGSTLFELNYFGEKAYLTQSSQLYLETAIPALGDVYCIAQSYRAEQSRTRRHLSEYSHVEAECPFISFDDLLDRLEDLVVDVSERVMASPYANLVLELNPTFVVPKKPFRRMNYSEAIVYLKENGITKEDGSFYEFGEDIPEMPERKMTDKINEPIMLCRFPAGIKAFYMKRCPEDRQLTESVDLLMPGVGEIIGGSMRTDDHDELVEAFKAADIDPTPYYWYIDQRRFGTCPHGGYGLGLERFLCWMLNRYHIREVCLYPRFLERCKP is encoded by the exons ATGGCTGAAGTTGTCGAAGATATGAAGGGACTTGCTATCG GTCCTGGAGAAACTTATACTTCCGAGAAGCACGGCAGTGACGAAAATGGTGAGGGCACACAGGAAAAACCCTATAAAACGGTCCTTGAAGCTTTACGCCGTGCTGGACAAGAACCTTTCCCAGCAATTTTTGTTGATGGCAAAACAGAAGATAAG AAATACGAGCCAGCATCTGCATCATCTATGAAGAAGATGATTAAGGTGTTCAAGATAgagcaaaagaaaaccaaTGAAAAGGCAAAGAAGGAGGCTGAAGATgcagagaaaagaggaaagaactTGGAAGAGGCAAAGAAGATTGTAATTAAAGAAGATGCCTCTTTACCACCTGCCCAGTTGGCCAAGATTTCAAAATTGGAGCCGTTTAGAGGGCAACGCGTCAAAGTATTTGGCTGGGTCCACAGGCTACGACGCCAGG GAAAAGCTTTGATGTTTATTACACTGCGAGACGGAACTGGACTCCTGCAATGCGTTCTTTCAGATCAGCTCTGCCAGACCTACGATGCGGTTACTCTAAGCACTG AGTCGTCCGTGCAGCTATTCGGCACATTGAAACTCGTGCCGGAGGGTAAAAGCGCTCCGGGAGGTCATGAGTTGAATGTTGACTACTGGAAGCTTATAGGATCGGCACCCCCTGGAGGAGCTGAAGCTTTACTGAACGAAGATGCCCATCCGGATGTTCAGCTCGATCAGAGACATATGATGATTCGCGGTGAAAAT acTTCTAAAGTGTTAAGGCTTCGTTCTGTAATTACGCAAGCCTTTAGAGACCACTACAGTTCCCGCGGCTACAACGAAGTAGCTCCGCCCACGTTTGTGCAAACTCAAGTTGAAGGTGGCTCCACTTTGTTCGAGCTAAACTATTTTGG TGAGAAGGCGTACTTGACCCAGAGTTCTCAGCTGTACTTGGAGACGGCAATTCCAGCTTTAGGAGATGTTTACTGCATCGCCCAGTCTTATCGTGCGGAGCAGAGTCGGACACGTCGTCATCTTTCAGa GTATTCACATGTTGAAGCTGAATGTCCCTTTATCTCATTTGACGACCTCCTTGATCGACTTGAAGACTTGGTTGTTGACGTCAGTGAGCGCGTCATGGCATCGCCGTATGCCAACCTCGTTCTCGAGTTGAATCCCACATTCGTCGTTCCTAAGAAACCTTTCCGACGCATGAACTACTCGGAAGCTATTGTGtacttgaaagaaaatggcatCACCAAGGAAGACGGCTCCTTTTACGAATTTGGAGAG GATATTCCTGAAATGCCTGAGCGCAAAATGACGGATAAAATCAACGAGCCAATTATGCTCTGTCGTTTCCCTGCTGGGATAAAAGCTTTTTACATGAAACGTTGCCCTGAAGATCGCCAACTTACTGAATCG gtgGATCTGCTAATGCCAGGAGTGGGTGAAATTATCGGCGGCTCCATGCGTACCGACGACCACGATGAGCTAGTCGAAGCCTTCAAAGCGGCTGATATTGATCCTACTCCATACTACTGGTACATTGATCAG cGGAGATTTGGAACATGCCCCCACGGTGGATACGGACTGGGCTTGGAGCGTTTTCTCTGTTGGATGCTGAACCGTTACCACATCCGCGAAGTCTGCTTGTATCCTCGTTTCTTGGAGCGCTGCAAGCCCTAA
- the LOC124208557 gene encoding uncharacterized protein LOC124208557 has protein sequence MRHHPFQQSFQPVPIFEKMENSPKKLVRRGEAPTAIPSSMTDVRFVQSLLLATPLYFYYPHLTPPGFFSGLLKGLVQMRNATEEQNVSVECGIDLTSGRDVSSRTSSGKRKSVCEGMERKAKRSKDRAEPSPKDNNSPEQSNNVSPSLP, from the exons ATGAGACATCATCCATTTCAACAAAGTTTCCAACCAGTTCCAATTTTCGAAAAGATGGAGAATTCGCCGAAAAAATTAGTCAGACGAGGTGAAGCACCTACTGCCATACCGTCTTCGATGACTGATGTCCGCTTCGTGCAAAGTTTACTCCTAGCAACACCGCTTTATTTTTACTATCCGCACTTGACCCCACCAGGATTTTTTAGCGGACTGTTAAAAGGGCTAGTTCAAATGCGAAATGCAACCGAGGAGCAAAACGTATCCGTCGAGTGTGGCATCGATCTAACAAGCGGCAGAGACGTCAGTTCAAGAACaag TTCGGGGAAGCGAAAAAGTGTTTGTGAAGGGATGGAAAGAAAAGCCAAGAGATCAAAAGACCGCGCGGAACCGTCTCCTAAGGACAACAACTCACCCGAGCAATCCAACAATGTCTCGCCATCACTCCCTTAA
- the LOC124208556 gene encoding probable E3 ubiquitin-protein ligase RNF144A gives MSNKMPGLNKIIGHHQSLNSSKTEKSEKWHWPGWLKKRKPARSSNQLVPNVSNVVPREYEEGMPSHSQGGLVINQQSQDQMETMEDILQDDLVCLLCLQVPNEWFTLESCGCRFCQQCMEMYAHCSIRSGNVPISCPDAHCSLNEQGKNKQGGSSQLTRNEVRQLVPSDVFPLYLRLQLNTEVAVDPRLMWCPRPGCETVCTLTEEVSHKKTKRKFFGLLPISRNQRNQAVVCSSCQFSFCSQCKTPWHIDSPCPSLSRLLSDPNKNVHDPDDPIVLLERDGHIKRCPFCQVPIERDDGCAQMMCKNCRHVFCWFCLASLDDDFMLRHYDSGPCRSRLGHSRISVVWHRTQVVSAFLGLGVLFLVTSPLLLLASPCFFCWRHHAQQKESSIVRSNVDSTTANFVPSSSQEHL, from the exons ATGAGTAACAAAATGCCAGGGCTCAACAAAATCATTGGACATCACCAGTCCTTAAATTCCAGTAAAACtgagaaatcagaaaaatggcATTGGCCAggatggttaaaaaaaaggaagccaGCTCGAAGTTCAAACCAGTTAGTACCAAATGTAAGCAATGTTGTGCCTCGTGAGTATGAAGAAGGCATGCCTAGTCATTCACAAGGAG GCTTAGTCATCAATCAACAAAGTCAGGATCAGATGGAGACTATGGAAGATATCCTTCAAGACGATCTGGTTTGTCTTCTTTGTCTGCAGGTCCCTAATGAGTGGTTTACCTTAGAATCCTGTGGTTGTAGATTTTGTCAGCAG TGCATGGAGATGTATGCTCACTGCAGTATTAGGAGTGGAAATGTCCCTATAAGTTGCCCAGATGCCCACTGTTCTCTAAacgaacaaggaaaaaataaacaaggagGGTCCAGTCAACTCACTCGCAATGAA GTGAGACAATTGGTACCCAGTGATGTGTTTCCCCTTTACTTGAGACTGCAACTCAACACAG AGGTTGCAGTCGATCCCAGATTGATGTGGTGCCCACGCCCCGGTTGTGAAACTGTATGTACTTTAACAGAAGAAGTTTCTCATAAAAAGACGAAGAGAAAGTTTTTCGGCTTGTTACCTATATCCCGCAATCAACGCAATCAAGCGGTGGTGTGCTCCTCctgtcaattttctttctgctcGCAATGCAAAACTCCTTGGCACATTGACTCACCATGTCCGTCCCTAAGTCGATTACTCTCAGATCCGAACAAAAACGTGCACGATCCG GACGACCCGATTGTATTGCTTGAACGTGATGGCCACATTAAGCGATGCCCATTTTGCCAG GTTCCCATCGAAAGAGACGATGGTTGCGCTCAGATGATGTGCAAAAATTGCCGACACGTTTTCTGCTGGTTCTGCTTAGCTTCTCTCGACGACGATTTTATGTTGCGACACTATGACTCAG GTCCGTGTCGGAGTCGTTTGGGCCATTCCAGAATTTCAGTCGTTTGGCATAGAACACAG GTGGTATCCGCGTTTTTGGGCCTCGGTGTATTGTTTCTCGTGACATCGCCGTTACTTTTGCTAGCTTCACCGTGTTTCTTCTGTTGGCGCCACCATGCCCAACAGAAAGAGTCTTCAATCGTGCGCAGTAATGTAGATTCAACCACTGCCAACTTTGTTCCCTCATCAAGTCAAGAGCATCTTTGA